In Symmachiella dynata, the following are encoded in one genomic region:
- a CDS encoding cupin domain-containing protein yields the protein MPFIDINTIEAIEPVPGCRMRTPYGEKLMLSYLEMDEGAVVPLHDHPHEQGGMLIKGQVELTIGDETRICEAGSLFIIPPNTPHKAVAVNGPAVVLDVFSPVREDYAELFNKYIPPV from the coding sequence ATGCCGTTTATTGACATCAATACCATTGAGGCCATCGAACCGGTCCCCGGTTGCCGTATGCGGACGCCTTATGGCGAAAAGCTGATGCTCTCGTATCTGGAAATGGACGAGGGCGCCGTTGTCCCGCTGCACGACCATCCGCACGAACAAGGGGGCATGCTGATCAAGGGGCAAGTGGAACTGACGATCGGCGACGAGACGCGGATTTGCGAAGCGGGTTCGCTGTTCATCATTCCCCCCAACACACCGCACAAAGCCGTCGCGGTGAACGGCCCCGCCGTGGTGCTGGACGTCTTTAGCCCGGTCCGCGAGGACTATGCGGAGTTGTTTAACAAGTACATTCCGCCGGTGTGA
- a CDS encoding 3'-5' exoribonuclease YhaM family protein, producing MSRRTVRELVDGESVEEIYVIADKQLRANRNGNTYLLANLRDKTGAISGLMWNVNEPAMAHIDSGDFVKVQAKVQMFQGTLQMILTKIEGVPADGLDPEEFAPQAACDVQRLTVRLTELVADLDDENVRSLLQRFLADETFMQGFTQAPAGTKAHHAYLGGLLEHAVNMMEVADRIAPLYPNVDFNLVKAGVLLHDSGKIRELGYEDSFLYTDAGQLLGHLVIGVEMLNEKLAEWNAENETPFPEETALRIKHLILSHHGTHEFGSPKVPMTPEAVVLHHIDNLDAKVNEFLRDIDDDPNVKSRWTAYNQRLGRKLFKGSTDEANE from the coding sequence ATGTCACGCCGTACCGTTCGTGAATTAGTTGACGGAGAGTCCGTCGAAGAAATCTATGTCATCGCCGACAAACAGTTGCGGGCCAATCGCAACGGCAATACCTACCTCTTAGCCAATCTCCGCGATAAAACCGGCGCGATCAGCGGCTTGATGTGGAATGTCAACGAACCGGCGATGGCTCACATTGATTCCGGTGACTTCGTCAAAGTGCAGGCCAAAGTGCAGATGTTCCAAGGGACGCTGCAAATGATCCTCACCAAGATCGAAGGCGTCCCGGCCGACGGACTCGACCCCGAAGAATTCGCCCCGCAAGCAGCCTGCGACGTCCAGCGTCTCACCGTCCGGTTGACGGAACTGGTCGCCGACTTGGACGATGAGAACGTGCGGTCGCTGCTCCAACGTTTTCTAGCGGACGAAACGTTTATGCAAGGCTTCACGCAAGCCCCCGCCGGCACCAAAGCGCATCATGCGTACTTGGGGGGATTGCTGGAACATGCGGTCAATATGATGGAGGTCGCCGACCGGATCGCCCCGCTGTACCCCAATGTCGACTTCAATCTGGTCAAGGCGGGCGTCCTGTTGCACGATTCGGGAAAAATCCGTGAACTGGGTTACGAGGACAGTTTTCTCTACACCGACGCCGGACAACTGCTGGGACATCTGGTCATCGGTGTCGAGATGCTGAATGAAAAATTGGCTGAATGGAACGCCGAAAACGAGACTCCCTTCCCCGAAGAAACCGCCCTGCGGATCAAACACCTAATTCTCAGCCATCATGGCACGCACGAGTTTGGCAGCCCCAAAGTCCCGATGACGCCCGAAGCGGTCGTGCTACATCACATCGACAACCTTGATGCCAAGGTGAACGAATTTCTCCGCGACATCGACGACGATCCCAACGTCAAATCCCGTTGGACGGCCTACAATCAACGATTGGGACGCAAATTGTTTAAGGGGTCCACGGACGAGGCGAACGAATAG
- a CDS encoding PEP-CTERM sorting domain-containing protein yields the protein MKHVLIAGLVTLVLVSSAQAGMVTIDFDVFETPDPDSIIVPSPYVEDGFQIVGTHLRARGPANVFYAGSASLLQAIDGGVATLSNVNNMPFNLLSIELSFGHFLGTSPPVTFTGNLSGGGTTMQTFTPTVFGFTQFNFNSTFSNLTSVSWVQGTHNEEGHQFDNIVVQTVPEPSTFALLGIGGLALVGYGVRRKRQQAA from the coding sequence GTGAAACACGTTCTTATTGCCGGTTTGGTCACTCTTGTTTTGGTTTCCTCTGCTCAGGCGGGGATGGTCACGATTGACTTCGATGTTTTTGAGACCCCCGATCCCGATAGCATTATTGTACCCAGCCCATACGTCGAAGACGGATTCCAAATTGTGGGCACCCATTTACGTGCTCGAGGACCAGCAAACGTTTTCTATGCAGGGTCGGCCAGTCTTCTTCAGGCGATAGATGGCGGAGTAGCGACTTTGTCGAATGTCAACAACATGCCCTTTAATTTATTAAGCATCGAACTCTCATTTGGTCATTTTTTAGGCACTTCACCGCCGGTCACATTTACTGGCAACTTGTCAGGCGGGGGTACAACGATGCAGACCTTCACGCCAACGGTATTCGGCTTTACGCAATTCAATTTCAACAGCACGTTTTCCAATCTGACCTCGGTCTCCTGGGTACAGGGAACACATAACGAAGAAGGCCACCAGTTCGACAATATCGTCGTGCAGACCGTCCCCGAACCAAGCACGTTTGCCCTGCTTGGCATCGGCGGCTTGGCCTTGGTCGGATACGGAGTGCGGCGTAAGCGGCAACAAGCTGCTTGA
- a CDS encoding aminotransferase class V-fold PLP-dependent enzyme: protein MSYTSAENDIAWRHWRREWSLPPDVIYLNHGSFGPAAREVQNVRHSWTDQLEAQPFDFFVRQMESELMHAAEYLGEFVGTSADNLAFVDNATTGMNIVAKSLNLKPGDEVLTTNHAYGAVLRIWRTICKQAGAKLIVHTLPDPLTDTTELVDSLFTAVTEKTRLLVVDHIASPTAVIFPVAEICNRAQKKGVPVCIDGPHALAMLPLDLDALGCEYYVASGHKWLAAPFGSGFLYAHPRVQKQLEPLVISWGGSLAGAEARWQDEFHWPGTRDAAAQLTIPTAIDFLCRAGVCNFRRRSHDLAQYARYRIAEVTGLSCDLPDSPAWYGSMIALPLPAGDEPPMKKGVRDPLQGLLWKKHRIEVPVIHWHGRRMLRVSCHLYTTARDIDALADALRDAL, encoded by the coding sequence ATGAGCTACACCTCAGCTGAGAACGATATTGCTTGGCGGCATTGGCGGCGGGAATGGTCGTTGCCGCCCGATGTGATCTATTTGAATCACGGCTCCTTCGGTCCCGCTGCCCGCGAAGTCCAAAACGTGCGGCACAGTTGGACCGACCAATTGGAAGCTCAGCCGTTCGACTTCTTCGTGCGGCAGATGGAATCGGAACTGATGCATGCGGCGGAATACCTGGGCGAATTCGTCGGGACTTCGGCCGACAATTTGGCGTTCGTCGACAATGCGACGACCGGAATGAACATCGTGGCCAAGTCGTTGAACCTGAAACCGGGCGACGAAGTCCTTACCACGAATCATGCCTACGGCGCGGTGCTCAGAATCTGGCGGACGATTTGCAAACAAGCGGGCGCGAAACTCATCGTCCACACCTTGCCCGATCCCCTGACCGACACCACAGAACTGGTCGACTCGCTGTTTACCGCCGTCACGGAGAAGACGCGGTTGTTGGTCGTGGACCACATTGCCTCGCCGACAGCGGTGATTTTTCCCGTCGCAGAGATTTGCAACCGCGCGCAGAAAAAGGGCGTGCCGGTTTGTATCGACGGTCCGCACGCGTTGGCCATGTTACCGCTGGACCTCGATGCGTTGGGTTGTGAGTATTACGTTGCCAGCGGGCACAAATGGTTGGCGGCACCGTTCGGGTCCGGCTTTCTGTATGCCCATCCGCGGGTTCAAAAACAACTCGAGCCGTTGGTCATCAGTTGGGGCGGCAGCTTGGCGGGGGCCGAGGCGCGGTGGCAGGACGAATTCCACTGGCCGGGGACCCGCGATGCAGCAGCGCAATTGACGATTCCCACAGCCATCGATTTTCTGTGCCGGGCAGGTGTCTGCAATTTCCGCCGGCGTTCGCATGATCTGGCTCAATACGCGCGGTATCGCATCGCCGAAGTAACGGGATTGTCCTGCGACCTACCCGACAGCCCCGCTTGGTACGGTTCGATGATCGCCCTGCCCCTCCCCGCGGGCGATGAACCCCCAATGAAAAAAGGGGTCCGCGATCCACTACAAGGATTGCTCTGGAAGAAACACCGCATCGAAGTCCCGGTGATCCATTGGCACGGGCGACGCATGTTACGCGTCTCTTGCCACCTCTACACCACCGCTCGCGACATCGATGCCTTGGCCGACGCATTGCGCGATGCGTTATAA
- a CDS encoding PEP-CTERM sorting domain-containing protein produces MKHLLLAGMVALGLVGNVEAGIIASTDFDGRTVSGATASNLTWTVNGVADPGSLTASDNLFDTPDAQNIFAVNKNFAPAGQWTVDIALNVGSSALQLDTVTLDAYILDRNGIFQPKNRDLDLRIDLLNGGILDSDSVNNIYPQNDNPPVQPQPVSFDLSGNILAANTNYILRITASNTPGSFGNNAGFDNLVVNGMVAVPEPSTFALLGIGGLALVGYGVRRRRQQAA; encoded by the coding sequence ATGAAACACCTTCTTCTTGCCGGCATGGTCGCGCTTGGTTTGGTAGGAAACGTCGAGGCTGGAATTATTGCTTCCACGGATTTTGACGGACGTACGGTCAGCGGAGCAACCGCTTCGAATCTGACCTGGACGGTCAACGGTGTCGCTGATCCTGGGTCACTGACGGCCTCCGACAACCTGTTTGACACGCCTGATGCTCAAAACATCTTTGCCGTGAATAAAAACTTTGCTCCTGCGGGGCAATGGACAGTCGACATTGCACTCAACGTGGGTTCGTCCGCGTTGCAATTGGACACGGTGACACTCGATGCTTACATTCTGGATCGGAACGGGATTTTTCAGCCGAAAAACCGAGATCTGGACCTGCGGATTGATCTGTTGAACGGCGGGATTCTTGATTCCGACTCGGTCAACAACATCTATCCACAAAACGATAATCCGCCAGTTCAGCCCCAACCGGTCTCCTTTGACTTGTCGGGGAACATACTCGCCGCGAATACGAACTACATCCTACGCATCACGGCCAGCAACACCCCCGGTAGCTTTGGCAACAACGCTGGTTTTGACAACCTGGTCGTCAACGGGATGGTCGCCGTCCCCGAACCCAGCACCTTCGCCCTGCTCGGCATCGGTGGCCTAGCCTTGGTCGGATACGGTGTCCGGCGTCGGCGGCAACAAGCGGCCTGA
- a CDS encoding DUF6122 family protein, producing MLHLASHFAVPLIVALTFYRSRWRYVFLILIATMLVDLDHLLADPIYDPERCSIGFHPLHSIPAIVVYALMFALPLLVAQKESSSGWRRAIDLVHLVGLGLLIHMALDGIDCLI from the coding sequence ATGTTGCACTTGGCCTCCCATTTCGCTGTGCCGTTAATCGTAGCGCTCACCTTCTATCGCAGCCGCTGGCGATATGTCTTTCTGATTCTCATCGCGACGATGCTGGTCGACTTGGATCACTTGCTGGCCGATCCCATCTACGATCCCGAGCGATGTTCAATCGGCTTCCATCCACTGCACTCAATCCCCGCGATTGTGGTCTATGCCTTGATGTTTGCACTTCCTCTGCTTGTGGCACAGAAGGAAAGCTCTTCGGGTTGGCGACGTGCAATCGACTTGGTGCATCTCGTGGGACTTGGTCTGCTGATTCACATGGCGCTGGACGGGATCGACTGCCTGATTTAG
- a CDS encoding GNAT family N-acetyltransferase yields MTIADSQTGDAVVKATAAQTSTVIDIIARAFDDDPAVNWFVRQDHRRAAAVRQFFQMMADTLYVRHDENYLMSDGTGATMWLPPGISTQVGLLETLQQLPAVLRTVRWRGLRRLLQVQAVVDGNHPHEPHYYLFAIGTLPELRGQGIGSKLMQPMLERMDREGLPAYLENSKEQNLPFYERHGFEVTQQIQFPNGGPPLWLMWRKPR; encoded by the coding sequence ATGACCATAGCTGATTCTCAAACTGGCGATGCGGTGGTCAAGGCGACCGCTGCTCAGACTTCGACCGTGATCGATATCATTGCTCGTGCCTTTGATGATGACCCGGCTGTGAATTGGTTTGTGCGGCAGGATCATCGGCGGGCGGCGGCGGTTCGTCAGTTTTTTCAGATGATGGCCGATACGCTCTATGTGCGGCACGATGAAAACTACCTCATGAGCGACGGCACCGGGGCGACGATGTGGTTGCCGCCGGGGATCAGCACGCAGGTCGGCTTGCTGGAAACGCTCCAACAACTCCCCGCGGTGTTGCGCACCGTCCGTTGGCGGGGCTTGCGGCGGCTGCTGCAAGTGCAAGCGGTCGTCGACGGAAACCATCCGCACGAGCCGCACTACTATCTCTTCGCCATCGGCACACTCCCAGAACTGCGCGGCCAAGGGATCGGTTCCAAACTGATGCAACCGATGCTCGAGCGCATGGACCGCGAGGGCCTGCCCGCCTATTTGGAGAACAGCAAAGAACAGAACCTACCGTTTTACGAACGGCACGGCTTCGAGGTCACACAGCAGATTCAATTCCCCAACGGCGGCCCGCCGCTGTGGCTGATGTGGCGTAAGCCGCGCTAG
- a CDS encoding PEP-CTERM sorting domain-containing protein has translation MKHILLAGLVSLSFVTSAQAGLITFTDRATWEAQLSAFQTESFTLPDTGTLAANVTHTLGLVTFSYPGVSSQGFPQVSSNQFVGDVWSVSSGGGTSETGPHTFGLPSAVTAVGADFSSAERSTLTAGGMTVTVPTDSGVQFFGVISDTPFSSFVLDHNQTATTNNDLFIMDNLSFGNTAAVPEPSTFALLGIGVIALVGYGVRRSRQQAA, from the coding sequence ATGAAACACATTCTCCTAGCCGGTTTGGTCAGTCTTAGCTTCGTTACGTCTGCTCAGGCGGGACTGATTACGTTTACCGACCGTGCGACTTGGGAAGCACAACTTTCCGCATTCCAAACAGAAAGCTTCACCCTCCCCGATACCGGAACGCTTGCCGCAAATGTGACACATACGTTGGGGCTTGTGACATTCTCTTACCCGGGGGTTAGCTCTCAGGGTTTTCCTCAAGTGAGTTCAAATCAGTTCGTAGGTGATGTTTGGAGTGTCTCCTCAGGAGGCGGAACTTCAGAAACAGGACCGCACACGTTTGGACTTCCTAGTGCGGTGACGGCAGTCGGTGCTGATTTCTCTAGTGCAGAACGATCAACTCTGACTGCTGGTGGCATGACAGTCACAGTACCTACTGATTCTGGAGTCCAATTCTTTGGCGTTATTTCAGACACACCATTTTCGAGCTTCGTTCTGGATCACAATCAGACCGCGACCACTAATAATGATTTATTTATCATGGACAATCTTAGCTTCGGCAATACTGCTGCCGTCCCCGAACCGAGCACTTTCGCTCTGCTCGGCATTGGTGTCATCGCCTTGGTCGGATACGGAGTCCGTCGCAGTCGGCAACAAGCAGCCTGA